From one Octopus bimaculoides isolate UCB-OBI-ISO-001 chromosome 1, ASM119413v2, whole genome shotgun sequence genomic stretch:
- the LOC106869307 gene encoding uncharacterized protein LOC106869307, producing the protein MEKPSLVYSPTKGKVYRFVCKLFSKFSENVSSATALTSSGFDNWSHSEIIKTHENSKSHMDSMLIYLTRKCGQMLTTKLDEQIKADQEYWRHYGNKGTGHPSYLSKIIYEKVIQPVAKNVLEEIVKEIKEAGYFSVLVDSTPDVSSVDQLTVFVRYVSPFDEISVEQLLTFIELKNHTGEGMDELMLNFFEELEIIFSNCRGQSYDNAAGRYNDVQLKILEKNKFEKFIPYAGHFLNLVGRTAVDSRLDAVNFFGIVNELYCFFSASRRP; encoded by the exons atggagaaaccTAGCCTAGTATATTCTCCAACAAAAGGAAAAGTCTACCGTTTTGTGTGCAAACTTTTCTCAAAATTCTCTGAGAATGTTTCTTCAGCTACAGCTCTAACTTCTTCAGGATTTGATAACTGGTCTCATTCTGAAATTATTAAGACCCATGAAAATTCAAAAAGTCATATGGACTCTATGTTGATCTACTTAACAAGAAAATGTGGTCAAATGCTTACAACAAAACTTGATGAGCAAATCAAAGCAGACCAAGAATATTGGAGGCAT TATGGAAATAAAGGAACTGGCCATCCATCATACCTATCCAAAATCATATATGAAAAAGTTATCCAGCCCGTGGCTAAAAACGTTCTTgaagaaatagtgaaagaaatcaaagaagcaGGATATTTTAGTGTATTGGTTGATTCAACACCTGACGTTTCCAGTGTTGATCAACTCACTGTATTTGTTAGATATGTTTCTCCCTTTGATGAAATATCGGTTGAACAACTTTTGACATTTATTGAACTGAAGAATCACACAGGTGAAGGAATGGATGAATTGATGCTGAACTTCTTTGAAGaacttgaaattattttcagTAATTGCAGGGGTCAATCATATGACAATGCAGCTGGAAGGTATAATGATGTTCAACTGAAAATTCTGGAAAAGAATAAGTTTGAAAAATTTATTCCCTATGCTGGACATTTCCTAAATCTGGTTGGAAGAACTGCAGTTGACTCTCGGTTGGATGCAGTGAATTTCTTTGGCATTGTCAATGAACTTTATTGCTTTTTCTCAGCCTCTAGAAGACCGTGA